One Campylobacter concisus DNA segment encodes these proteins:
- the fliS gene encoding flagellar export chaperone FliS: MNQSAYSAYAQSSFGGIESPTKLIEMLYDGILKFIFRTKKAIEAGDIEKKVYYINRTNAIFVELLNSLDYSQGDVAHYLSGLYTRQMQLLAMANIQNDIAALNEVTNVVKQLSEAWREVTSGE; this comes from the coding sequence ATGAATCAAAGTGCATATAGTGCATACGCACAGTCTAGTTTTGGGGGCATTGAGTCCCCAACTAAATTAATAGAAATGCTTTATGACGGAATTTTAAAATTTATATTTCGTACCAAAAAGGCGATAGAAGCTGGAGATATAGAGAAAAAAGTTTATTATATAAATAGAACAAATGCTATTTTTGTTGAGCTTTTAAATTCGCTTGATTATTCTCAAGGCGATGTAGCTCACTATCTTAGCGGCCTCTATACAAGACAGATGCAGCTTCTTGCTATGGCAAATATACAAAACGATATCGCAGCTTTGAATGAAGTAACTAATGTCGTAAAGCAACTATCTGAAGCATGGAGAGAGGTAACATCAGGTGAATAG
- the fliD gene encoding flagellar filament capping protein FliD → MAVGNVTNLGIGTKNSGLNDDLIKKLKEADEAGQIKPLTKRLERNDLKQKDLAALKTLVSNVNISGKTLGGEALYLKRTTNNAGKSVTASAANGVSVQNFSIDVQKLAQKDTFQSSNFKNASSLIGATNNGSFDVEIDGQKFSISVTRSTTYQDIVDKINDISGGKLQARILNVGGDKPNQIMLQSGNTGATQTIKFSNDTAGVLDKLGWDSTQFQDKDANGTLLTNPDGTPKMTSNFEKNRILKAQDAEFTYNGVNVKRSKNTFNDLRPGISITLNETGKTNVSVSQDTKEVIKAVEEFIKDYNLMTMNLGIATKYDEEKGAGTFQGVSEISSLRSNIGRLVNGQDSEGKALSKYGIVPDKDGQLQLDLNKFNAALSKDPEEIQKFFMGSSKIEPISYMGASTVSAGALDIKAGDLTINGKSVTFSTTATATAEENALKLQQAINDAGITGVTASLDNSGKRIVLKRSDGENIEVKGKAPALTTLGMSEATVNSVTKKTDGLFTKLAKMLDGVVGKKGTMIAMQNQLKDENESITKNKESTQKLLDEKYTTMQERFIKYNAIIASLENQFSTLKSMIDAEINSRK, encoded by the coding sequence ATGGCAGTAGGTAACGTAACAAATTTAGGCATCGGTACAAAAAATAGCGGGCTAAATGATGATCTTATCAAGAAATTAAAAGAAGCAGATGAGGCAGGACAGATCAAGCCTTTAACAAAAAGGCTAGAAAGAAATGATCTAAAGCAAAAAGACCTTGCAGCGCTAAAAACTCTAGTTAGCAACGTAAACATAAGTGGCAAAACACTTGGCGGAGAGGCACTTTATCTAAAAAGAACTACAAATAACGCTGGTAAAAGCGTAACAGCCTCAGCAGCAAATGGCGTTAGCGTGCAAAATTTTAGTATCGATGTGCAAAAACTTGCTCAAAAAGATACATTTCAAAGCTCAAATTTCAAAAACGCTTCAAGCTTGATAGGTGCGACAAATAACGGCTCTTTTGATGTTGAGATCGATGGACAAAAATTTTCTATTAGCGTAACTAGATCAACCACATATCAAGATATTGTAGACAAGATAAATGATATCAGTGGTGGTAAATTACAAGCTAGAATTTTAAATGTTGGCGGAGATAAGCCAAATCAAATCATGCTTCAATCAGGCAACACTGGCGCAACACAGACTATTAAATTTTCAAATGATACAGCTGGTGTTTTAGATAAACTTGGCTGGGATAGTACGCAGTTTCAAGATAAAGATGCAAATGGCACTCTACTAACAAATCCTGATGGCACACCAAAGATGACATCAAATTTTGAAAAGAATAGAATTTTAAAGGCACAAGATGCGGAATTTACATATAACGGAGTAAATGTAAAAAGAAGCAAAAATACCTTCAACGACTTAAGGCCGGGAATTTCTATTACATTAAATGAAACTGGTAAAACAAACGTAAGCGTTTCTCAGGATACAAAAGAGGTAATAAAAGCGGTTGAAGAATTTATCAAAGACTACAACCTAATGACCATGAACCTTGGTATAGCCACAAAATATGACGAGGAAAAGGGAGCTGGCACTTTCCAAGGCGTTAGCGAAATTTCAAGCTTAAGATCAAACATTGGTCGTCTTGTAAATGGACAAGACAGCGAAGGTAAAGCATTAAGTAAATATGGCATAGTGCCTGATAAAGACGGTCAGCTTCAGCTTGATCTAAATAAATTTAACGCAGCTCTTAGCAAAGATCCTGAAGAGATTCAGAAATTTTTCATGGGATCAAGTAAGATCGAGCCAATAAGCTATATGGGAGCATCGACTGTTAGTGCTGGAGCATTAGACATAAAAGCTGGTGATCTTACAATAAACGGTAAGTCAGTTACATTTTCAACTACAGCCACAGCCACAGCCGAAGAAAATGCACTAAAACTTCAACAAGCCATAAATGACGCTGGCATAACTGGAGTTACAGCCAGTCTTGATAACAGTGGCAAAAGAATCGTCTTAAAAAGAAGCGATGGTGAAAATATCGAAGTAAAAGGTAAAGCTCCTGCTCTAACGACTCTAGGCATGAGCGAAGCAACTGTAAATTCAGTAACTAAAAAAACAGATGGGCTATTTACAAAGCTAGCTAAAATGCTTGATGGTGTCGTTGGTAAAAAAGGCACAATGATCGCTATGCAAAATCAGCTAAAAGACGAAAACGAGTCGATCACAAAAAACAAAGAGAGCACACAAAAGCTCTTAGATGAGAAATATACAACAATGCAAGAGCGTTTTATCAAGTATAACGCTATCATCGCGAGTTTAGAAAATCAGTTCTCAACACTAAAATCAATGATCGATGCAGAGATAAATAGCAGAAAATAA
- a CDS encoding FlaG family protein → MEIFKAAANQVLDTSMSTSAQRQIDSRPIEHSDVKLSADKNNETKDINELDGLSNEELAKRTREVTDRLNYQMQQLDTNVRFAYNEKLNLMVVQVKDAKTGEEITQLPSKEAIRISEYFKESIGILFDKES, encoded by the coding sequence ATGGAAATCTTTAAGGCAGCAGCAAATCAGGTACTAGATACGAGCATGAGCACATCCGCTCAGCGTCAAATAGATAGCAGACCTATCGAGCATTCTGATGTTAAATTAAGTGCTGATAAAAATAACGAAACAAAAGACATTAACGAGCTAGACGGACTTAGCAACGAAGAGCTTGCCAAAAGAACAAGAGAGGTCACTGACAGACTAAACTATCAAATGCAGCAGCTTGATACTAATGTAAGATTTGCTTACAATGAGAAGCTAAATTTAATGGTTGTGCAAGTAAAAGATGCTAAAACTGGCGAAGAGATAACACAACTTCCAAGTAAAGAAGCTATAAGAATAAGTGAGTATTTCAAAGAAAGCATAGGAATACTTTTTGACAAGGAGAGTTAA
- a CDS encoding flagellar basal body P-ring protein FlgI has protein sequence MKKFLSFVAASVIATSAFATQIKELASIVGVRDNQLIGYGLVVGLNGTGDGSTSKFTIQSLSNMLQGVNVKINPDDIKSKNAAAVMVTAKLPAFARHGDKLDVVISSIGDAKSLQGGTLLMTPLKGVDGDIYALAQGALSIGGKSMGRSGGNHPTVGSILNGALVEREVTYDIYNQDSIRLSLKDTNFKTALDIQNTINANISDDAAKAIDPRTVIVKKPDDVSIIELASAVLDLDVEYKPDEKIVVDERTGTIVSGINAVVSPVVLTHGAITIKIEPNSYDEAAQNDVNIGSDTSVAPSQNLLKISGEKTTVANVTRALNKLGATPSDIISILENLKRVGAIQVDLEII, from the coding sequence ATGAAAAAATTTTTATCTTTTGTAGCAGCTTCAGTGATAGCTACTTCAGCCTTTGCTACGCAGATAAAAGAGCTTGCAAGCATAGTTGGCGTAAGAGATAATCAGCTAATAGGCTACGGCCTAGTTGTAGGACTAAACGGCACAGGTGATGGCTCAACGTCAAAATTTACGATACAGTCTCTATCAAACATGCTTCAAGGTGTAAACGTAAAGATAAATCCAGATGATATCAAGTCAAAAAATGCAGCTGCTGTTATGGTAACAGCTAAGCTTCCTGCATTTGCTAGGCATGGCGACAAGCTTGATGTCGTGATCTCATCTATTGGTGATGCAAAAAGCTTGCAAGGTGGCACCCTTCTCATGACGCCACTAAAAGGCGTTGATGGTGATATTTATGCTTTGGCTCAGGGTGCTTTAAGCATCGGCGGAAAAAGCATGGGTAGATCAGGTGGCAACCACCCAACCGTTGGCTCTATCCTAAATGGAGCTTTGGTTGAGCGAGAAGTAACTTATGACATTTACAATCAAGATAGTATAAGACTAAGCCTAAAAGATACAAATTTTAAAACCGCTCTTGATATCCAAAATACTATAAATGCAAATATCTCTGATGATGCCGCAAAGGCGATCGATCCAAGAACGGTTATCGTTAAAAAGCCAGATGATGTTAGCATTATCGAGCTTGCAAGTGCTGTGCTAGATCTTGATGTGGAGTATAAGCCAGATGAAAAGATAGTGGTTGATGAAAGAACTGGCACGATAGTAAGTGGCATAAATGCCGTAGTTAGTCCAGTTGTCTTAACGCATGGTGCAATCACAATAAAAATAGAGCCGAATAGCTACGATGAAGCAGCGCAAAATGATGTAAATATAGGAAGTGATACATCTGTCGCACCTAGCCAAAATTTACTTAAAATTTCAGGCGAAAAAACAACTGTTGCAAATGTAACAAGAGCTTTAAACAAGCTCGGAGCAACACCAAGTGACATCATCTCGATACTTGAAAATTTAAAACGAGTTGGTGCGATACAGGTTGATTTGGAGATAATATAA
- a CDS encoding Type 1 glutamine amidotransferase-like domain-containing protein: protein MANIFLCSYFTEIASKINELVKFSGKKVAFIDTAAKFEEVNFYVYEAVEILEKFGAKLRHLDVSCANDSAALVSSQDEPSCEDKILSTISQCDIIYVSGGNTFYLLSELRKSHVAQTIKDAVQAGKIYIGESAGAIVAAPDTRYATLMDENSPNMSDFTGLNLVDFYVVPHFGCEPFVEATHEIMEKFGNLYDLRPINNAEFIAL, encoded by the coding sequence ATGGCGAATATTTTTCTTTGTTCTTATTTTACGGAGATTGCGAGCAAGATCAATGAATTGGTGAAATTTAGTGGCAAGAAAGTTGCTTTTATCGATACGGCAGCAAAATTTGAAGAGGTAAATTTTTACGTATATGAAGCGGTGGAAATTTTGGAAAAATTTGGTGCTAAGCTAAGACACCTTGACGTCTCTTGCGCCAATGATTCGGCAGCGCTAGTATCTAGCCAAGATGAGCCATCTTGTGAAGATAAAATTTTATCTACCATTAGTCAGTGCGATATCATTTACGTTAGCGGCGGAAATACATTTTATCTTCTTAGTGAGTTACGAAAGTCGCATGTTGCACAAACCATCAAAGATGCAGTTCAAGCAGGCAAAATTTATATCGGTGAGTCAGCAGGAGCGATCGTGGCGGCACCAGATACGAGATATGCTACGCTAATGGATGAAAATAGCCCAAATATGAGCGATTTTACAGGGTTAAATTTGGTTGATTTTTACGTCGTACCGCACTTTGGCTGTGAGCCTTTTGTAGAGGCCACGCACGAGATAATGGAGAAATTTGGGAACTTGTACGATTTACGACCTATAAATAATGCTGAATTTATTGCACTTTGA
- the rsmD gene encoding 16S rRNA (guanine(966)-N(2))-methyltransferase RsmD — MKLYTKISSGKFKGKRLELPSLSTTRSTKSIVKESFFNVIRDEIYTLTFIEGFGGSGVMACEAVSNGAREAIAIEKDRAAFKITQSNLKSLESANLKAINGDTFAILPDLVNSQSGKVLLYLDPPFDIRAGFDDIYVKLVNLISQLKKEKIYMIVFEHNSDFKFSNEIFTYKLVKFKKFGATSLSYFQ, encoded by the coding sequence GTGAAGCTATACACCAAAATTTCAAGTGGCAAATTTAAAGGCAAAAGGCTTGAGTTGCCAAGCTTAAGCACGACTAGAAGCACTAAAAGTATCGTAAAAGAGTCTTTTTTTAATGTCATTAGAGATGAAATTTATACTCTTACATTTATAGAGGGCTTTGGTGGAAGTGGCGTGATGGCATGTGAGGCCGTTAGTAACGGAGCACGTGAGGCTATCGCTATCGAAAAAGATAGAGCCGCTTTTAAGATCACGCAAAGCAATCTTAAAAGTCTAGAGAGTGCTAATTTAAAAGCGATAAATGGCGACACCTTTGCCATCTTACCTGATCTTGTAAATTCTCAAAGTGGCAAGGTCTTGCTCTATCTGGATCCGCCATTTGACATAAGAGCTGGCTTTGATGATATTTACGTCAAGCTTGTAAATTTGATTTCGCAGCTAAAAAAAGAGAAAATTTATATGATAGTTTTTGAACACAACAGCGACTTTAAATTTAGCAATGAAATTTTTACATATAAACTTGTAAAATTTAAAAAATTTGGAGCTACTTCACTCTCTTACTTCCAATAA
- the truD gene encoding tRNA pseudouridine(13) synthase TruD, with protein MQEATTFKPLYALTHAPIEAYFSKNSDDFVVREIPLYEFSGDGEHLIVEISKKDMTTSDALHALSEVTGAKMRDFGYAGLKDKQGMTTQFISMPRKFENALANFSHEKMKILNLNVHKNKLRIGHLKGNSFFIRLKKVLPSSAKKLEQAFINIDKMGYANYFGYQRFGKFGDNAETGQELLKNGTINGKKSKNVKLNDFLISAYQSDLFNRWLSKRVEISKFAQDFSLGELAQIYPYLDNAILKNLKSQKRFFKLMEGEVLGHYPHGKCFLCEDLDAEGARFDARDITSCGLIVGAKAYEAQGAAKTVEDEIFAQANEFKAKMTGSRRFAWCYLEDASYKYNEEKAHFTINFTLQKGSYATVVLEEILHKNIFE; from the coding sequence ATGCAAGAAGCCACCACTTTTAAGCCGCTCTATGCGCTAACTCATGCGCCCATCGAGGCATATTTTTCTAAAAATTCAGATGATTTTGTCGTGCGCGAGATACCACTTTATGAGTTTAGTGGTGACGGCGAGCACTTGATCGTTGAAATTTCTAAAAAAGATATGACGACAAGCGACGCTTTGCACGCCTTAAGCGAGGTTACAGGGGCAAAAATGCGTGACTTTGGCTATGCTGGACTAAAGGACAAGCAGGGCATGACGACGCAGTTTATCTCGATGCCTCGTAAATTTGAGAACGCGCTTGCAAACTTTAGCCATGAAAAGATGAAAATTTTAAATTTAAACGTGCATAAAAACAAGCTTCGCATCGGACATCTAAAGGGCAATAGCTTTTTTATCCGCTTAAAAAAGGTGCTACCAAGTAGCGCTAAAAAGCTCGAGCAAGCCTTTATAAATATCGATAAAATGGGCTATGCAAACTACTTTGGCTACCAGCGCTTTGGTAAATTTGGTGATAATGCTGAAACTGGGCAGGAGCTACTTAAAAACGGCACGATAAATGGCAAAAAGAGCAAAAATGTAAAGCTAAATGACTTTTTGATCTCAGCCTATCAAAGCGATCTTTTCAACCGTTGGCTTAGCAAACGCGTGGAGATTTCGAAGTTTGCGCAGGATTTTAGCCTAGGCGAGCTAGCTCAAATTTATCCATATCTTGATAACGCGATTTTGAAAAATTTAAAATCGCAAAAGAGATTTTTTAAGCTGATGGAGGGCGAAGTTTTGGGCCACTATCCGCACGGTAAGTGCTTTTTGTGCGAGGATTTGGACGCGGAGGGCGCGCGCTTTGACGCTAGAGATATCACTAGCTGCGGGCTGATCGTGGGCGCAAAGGCGTATGAGGCGCAGGGTGCAGCAAAAACAGTAGAGGATGAAATTTTTGCTCAGGCAAATGAATTTAAGGCTAAAATGACTGGCTCAAGGCGTTTTGCGTGGTGCTACTTGGAGGATGCAAGCTATAAATACAACGAGGAAAAAGCGCACTTTACGATAAATTTTACGCTGCAAAAAGGCAGCTACGCGACGGTCGTGCTAGAAGAAATCTTGCATAAAAATATCTTTGAGTAG
- a CDS encoding ornithine carbamoyltransferase, with translation MKISFECECILLQKTLLLFCGNLAAHHKDCDFVVSDREIVTKKPLFIIGKNAHLSHPFTKTTLLDTLEEFYSAMQISKANELNETKNENSLEEKISLLIDKFKADLLEILRANQ, from the coding sequence ATGAAAATTTCATTTGAGTGCGAGTGTATTTTACTTCAAAAGACACTGCTACTTTTTTGTGGAAATTTAGCTGCTCATCATAAGGATTGTGATTTTGTAGTGAGTGACCGCGAGATCGTGACAAAAAAACCGCTATTTATAATAGGAAAAAATGCTCATCTTTCTCATCCTTTTACCAAGACAACACTTCTTGATACGCTTGAAGAATTTTACTCAGCTATGCAAATTTCAAAAGCAAATGAGCTTAATGAAACTAAAAATGAAAATAGCTTAGAAGAGAAAATTTCACTTTTAATAGATAAATTTAAAGCTGATCTTCTTGAAATTTTAAGGGCAAATCAGTGA